Proteins from a genomic interval of Ndongobacter massiliensis:
- a CDS encoding GH25 family lysozyme, protein MITFRRIQKSLWFLGGTTLILAGIFAAPKTVYAGNEKSEVVFQPSDAVHPTYNDEFCGTTYDLSAIFRTETAVFNGEKVAHFFGDDHVRFLLTDGDRPLNIYQEKGLCSKPSAAPDSTEIALEPNLEEAGEWEELVLCEKDGLIYFEIQWDAKQDILLSVERGNGEDTDTLYLRATDKLVDAAEDETSEAPAVAGEEAASADSASERENPVLTGSEPVREELPEESTEPTPEVKDLSRALRNTPQPNSWYEANGKRYYVDANGNFFKNQFISFGEEVRYYMGSDGSVQYGILQIGGKVYYADLTTGIIQKKPGWIEVGNRQYYADGTGTLFQNRVISFADVLFCMGSDGSVQHGLTEINGNYYYADPETGKVVQKQGWLELDGKRYYIGPNGVFYRNQKITFGSIGYCMGCDGAVQFGPCSAGGALYFTDLNTGVIVSKPGWYAYEGRQYYAQADGRMFRNQIITFGSKVAYYIGYDGSRRSGLIQVDSKLYYAAPDTGIIARKQGWLTIGAKRYYANDRGELYYNQLISFGSTVAYYMGPDGSVQSGIIETGANLYYADPQSGIVQRRAGWITWNGKRYYSRSDGRLFRDQFISFGDSRFYMQHDGSVATGLVVINGKEYQFDKKTGELIVTGKILVMDVSYWQNPNAMNFDRIAQQIGGVILRIGYTGHESLTQQPDSTFETYYREFKKRGVPVGCYFYSCASTVPEGIREANFVINRLRGKQLELPVYWDTEDEYHQRGTSRAQLTDTALAFLSTLRNARYYCGIYSSTSWLYDELDMSRLQDYEVWVAHYGVSKPGYSGNYGMWQFTSQGQLDGFSHDLDLSYMYKDYPSIIKDGHWNGF, encoded by the coding sequence ATGATTACTTTTCGAAGAATTCAAAAGAGTTTATGGTTTTTAGGGGGCACGACGCTCATCCTTGCCGGAATATTTGCTGCGCCGAAAACGGTGTATGCGGGTAACGAAAAATCCGAAGTGGTTTTTCAGCCCTCGGATGCGGTGCACCCGACATACAATGATGAGTTTTGCGGGACGACGTACGATTTATCGGCGATCTTTCGTACGGAGACGGCAGTCTTCAACGGCGAAAAAGTCGCTCACTTTTTTGGAGATGACCACGTCCGTTTTCTGTTGACCGATGGCGATCGGCCTTTGAACATATATCAAGAAAAAGGATTGTGCTCGAAACCATCTGCTGCGCCCGACTCGACAGAGATAGCGCTCGAGCCGAATCTCGAAGAAGCAGGAGAATGGGAAGAACTCGTTCTTTGTGAAAAAGACGGGCTCATTTATTTTGAAATCCAATGGGATGCGAAACAAGACATTTTATTGTCCGTCGAGCGCGGCAACGGAGAAGACACGGATACCCTCTATCTTCGTGCAACCGATAAACTCGTGGATGCCGCAGAGGACGAAACTTCAGAAGCACCGGCAGTAGCGGGAGAAGAAGCGGCCTCGGCGGATTCAGCGTCGGAAAGAGAGAACCCGGTACTGACAGGGAGTGAACCGGTCCGGGAAGAACTTCCGGAGGAGAGCACCGAACCAACACCGGAAGTAAAGGATTTATCACGGGCACTCCGCAATACCCCACAGCCAAATTCCTGGTATGAAGCGAACGGAAAACGATATTACGTCGATGCAAATGGCAACTTCTTCAAGAATCAGTTTATTTCTTTCGGGGAAGAAGTGCGCTATTACATGGGCTCGGACGGCAGTGTGCAATATGGTATTTTGCAGATCGGCGGCAAAGTATATTACGCAGATTTGACCACCGGCATTATTCAGAAAAAGCCCGGATGGATTGAAGTGGGAAATCGGCAATATTATGCAGATGGAACCGGGACTTTGTTTCAGAATCGCGTTATTAGTTTTGCGGATGTTCTGTTTTGCATGGGCAGTGACGGTTCGGTGCAGCATGGTTTAACCGAAATCAACGGGAATTATTATTATGCCGATCCCGAGACCGGAAAAGTCGTTCAAAAACAAGGTTGGCTTGAGCTGGATGGGAAGCGGTATTATATTGGACCCAATGGCGTATTTTATCGTAATCAAAAAATTACATTCGGCTCGATTGGTTATTGCATGGGTTGCGACGGTGCCGTTCAGTTCGGTCCGTGCAGTGCGGGTGGAGCACTTTACTTTACTGATCTTAATACGGGTGTTATCGTGTCGAAACCCGGTTGGTATGCCTATGAGGGACGGCAGTACTATGCTCAGGCGGATGGTCGTATGTTCCGTAATCAAATCATTACGTTCGGCTCGAAAGTTGCTTATTATATAGGTTATGACGGCAGCCGCAGGTCCGGATTAATTCAAGTCGACAGTAAGTTGTACTATGCTGCGCCCGATACCGGCATTATCGCGCGCAAACAGGGCTGGCTCACCATCGGTGCCAAGCGCTATTATGCGAATGATCGTGGTGAACTCTATTACAACCAACTGATTTCCTTCGGCTCCACGGTCGCTTATTACATGGGGCCGGACGGCAGTGTGCAATCCGGCATCATCGAAACCGGCGCCAACCTCTATTATGCGGATCCACAAAGCGGGATTGTGCAGCGTCGCGCAGGTTGGATTACATGGAACGGCAAGCGGTATTACAGTCGGTCGGATGGGAGATTGTTCCGCGATCAGTTCATCTCTTTCGGGGACTCGCGTTTCTACATGCAGCATGACGGAAGTGTTGCAACCGGACTGGTCGTTATCAACGGAAAAGAATATCAATTTGACAAGAAAACAGGGGAATTGATTGTCACCGGAAAGATTTTGGTGATGGACGTCTCCTATTGGCAAAATCCGAATGCAATGAATTTTGATCGTATTGCGCAGCAAATCGGCGGCGTCATTCTTCGCATCGGATATACCGGACACGAGTCACTGACCCAGCAGCCGGACTCCACCTTTGAAACATATTATCGTGAATTTAAAAAGCGAGGCGTTCCTGTCGGCTGCTATTTTTATAGCTGTGCATCCACAGTACCGGAAGGCATCCGAGAGGCGAATTTCGTTATTAACCGCCTGCGCGGAAAACAGTTGGAACTTCCGGTCTACTGGGACACGGAAGATGAGTATCATCAGCGAGGAACCTCTCGAGCGCAACTCACCGATACGGCGTTGGCTTTTTTATCAACGCTGCGCAATGCTCGTTATTATTGCGGGATATACTCCAGTACCAGCTGGCTGTATGATGAATTAGATATGTCCCGTCTGCAAGACTATGAGGTATGGGTGGCGCACTACGGCGTTTCCAAACCGGGTTATTCCGGCAACTATGGCATGTGGCAATTTACGTCACAAGGGCAATTGGATGGATTTTCGCATGACCTTGATCTCAGTTACATGTATAAAGATTATCCATCCATCATTAAAGACGGTCACTGGAATGGCTTTTGA
- a CDS encoding O-antigen ligase family protein: protein MTLDSKKRCKTSAVGIEQRLFFGIKRIFDAKFAKSLQGSGRVVTWTTFFLVVFMTAFTYTGLSAQLVLHHRVSGTFAFFINLAFSGITFLIYLLVCNGPVLTQYIYSSWIRIPTLVITIGFAVTGVFISHTKLFYSAFMMGVYYLAWQIIVTGRVDFFLNHMAKGLAIGGSTVLLLSFIFEPIGIGVYFGIFDNPNGLALLSALTMFSGFALTCENRAKRSTGYVGYSAGILGFLCGCCTNSRTFILTLILAILFYILHIFRSHEKKKNVVILLKTVSIYAAGAIFFIVALRPCFYKAYQFQGALQQLYLRLKISVYESSIIDGKVQEAAAIKPMHIPKYPTNEEVFDTLFARTELTIAQGQALFAENRPIQKIKKKPSANGNIQKRHRISLYERCSETQWFQALDRLTSHRMSIWTIYMDNVKMLGQQKRQFELEGYSLPFFSNPHNLIISFFYDGGIPVGIAFFVLFLKTIFSALFAVISKRKWHYNPIFYLLLLSFFAPAMLGMGVDPFGNFVYFGYIGIFLYIACLYSKASNQYGASIR, encoded by the coding sequence ATGACCTTGGATTCAAAGAAACGATGTAAAACAAGTGCAGTAGGCATAGAGCAGCGGTTGTTCTTCGGAATAAAAAGAATATTTGATGCAAAATTTGCAAAATCATTGCAAGGCTCCGGACGCGTTGTAACTTGGACAACATTTTTTCTTGTTGTTTTTATGACTGCGTTCACCTACACGGGGCTTTCTGCACAATTGGTGCTTCATCATCGTGTTTCCGGTACATTCGCATTTTTTATCAATCTTGCTTTCAGTGGAATTACCTTTCTAATCTATTTATTGGTATGTAATGGTCCTGTTTTAACGCAATACATTTATTCCTCATGGATTCGGATTCCGACCTTGGTCATTACCATCGGGTTTGCCGTTACTGGGGTCTTTATATCGCATACCAAGTTGTTCTATAGTGCATTTATGATGGGCGTCTATTACCTTGCTTGGCAAATAATTGTGACGGGTCGAGTGGATTTTTTTTTGAATCATATGGCCAAAGGCTTGGCTATCGGAGGGAGTACGGTTCTTCTTCTTTCCTTCATATTTGAACCCATTGGTATCGGTGTTTATTTCGGCATATTTGACAATCCAAACGGGTTGGCATTGCTTTCCGCATTAACTATGTTTTCGGGATTCGCATTGACTTGTGAGAATAGGGCGAAAAGAAGCACAGGGTACGTAGGGTACTCTGCAGGCATCCTAGGGTTTTTATGTGGTTGCTGTACAAATTCCAGAACTTTTATACTCACATTAATTTTGGCAATTCTTTTTTATATTTTGCATATTTTTCGATCTCATGAGAAGAAAAAAAACGTTGTGATTTTACTAAAAACGGTCAGCATCTATGCTGCAGGGGCTATTTTTTTTATTGTTGCTCTCCGACCTTGTTTTTATAAAGCATATCAATTTCAGGGGGCGCTTCAACAACTGTATTTACGATTGAAAATCAGCGTTTATGAGTCTTCTATTATCGATGGAAAAGTGCAAGAAGCAGCTGCCATAAAGCCCATGCACATCCCAAAGTACCCTACCAATGAAGAGGTATTTGACACTCTTTTTGCGCGCACAGAGTTGACGATTGCGCAAGGGCAGGCTTTATTTGCTGAAAACCGTCCCATACAAAAAATAAAAAAGAAACCTTCAGCCAATGGAAATATTCAGAAAAGGCACAGAATCAGCCTTTATGAACGCTGTTCAGAAACGCAATGGTTTCAAGCACTTGATCGGTTAACCAGCCATCGTATGAGCATATGGACAATTTATATGGATAATGTCAAAATGTTGGGCCAACAGAAACGTCAGTTTGAATTAGAAGGATACAGTTTACCGTTCTTTTCAAACCCGCATAATTTAATTATCAGTTTTTTCTATGATGGCGGCATTCCCGTTGGCATCGCGTTCTTTGTACTCTTTCTTAAGACGATCTTTAGTGCCTTATTTGCGGTGATTTCAAAACGAAAATGGCATTACAATCCTATTTTTTATTTACTACTCCTTTCTTTCTTCGCCCCTGCGATGCTGGGCATGGGTGTGGATCCTTTTGGTAATTTTGTATATTTTGGATATATCGGAATCTTTTTGTATATTGCCTGCTTATATTCGAAAGCTTCCAATCAGTACGGGGCGAGCATAAGGTAG
- a CDS encoding L,D-transpeptidase family protein, whose protein sequence is MKSFRLQQTTALLSGVVLCALLVLGGVVHAENESVETTEFGSTVEEKTTISDAADEEALSNPSEEILKGTPPEKKDEKSATSEVVAPPNGEMELREASPEAPSTTPAEKPVSETTPEKPSKAPEEPVQPKSQWVYTEDGKWYYYDENGNKFYNRLISFNDIMYYMGEDGSAETGIISYNGNYYYADVETRQIQKKGSWISYEGNDYYPTKTGVLYKNTFISFGSEYYYLGADASLQHGFFVHADQLYYADPVSGLVRKNAGWFEMDGKRYYSDTTGRFFRNQFISFGGSVRYYMGADGSVQYGLFSHEGKSYFADEDGKVSENARWITIEGKRYYSKANGELYKNCFLRFGSERFYMGEDGAVQTGFFRVNGDLYFADPTSGDVRSSAGWFEQNGKMYYSDAQGRFFYNQKISFNSDLYFYMDQNGARASGLLEIENEFYYADPDDGHLLLNQWVNVDEEAYYADAFGRFYRNQFISFGPAVKYYMGPDGSKQKGIIEADGTIYRLDENTGALVQKAGWVEYNGKMYYMDQNGVPFRNQLISFGGNEAYYMGADGSKSTGFVSYYGYLYYARPEDGNVYAITGAFEVDGKEYYAQSNHILRRNQWLSYGKDYFYYKDDGSMAKNETVVINTVPYRFNENGVRENRYGIHTINGKQYYFSTRSGLPFIGWINDGNYKYYADSTGALLVGLQWIDGNPYYFNEHTEHPAMVTNASFWFYDKQYAFGPDGVGRLVKKIWRFRERFIYEDGLLKIFDKSGNYQRSRYVGGNHILISIPNQYMWVFNGGRLVKEVPVISGAPSTGTPAGNFSIIGKRTNTYLTGADYRVRVDWWMEFLPSYGIHDGSWQKLSSYHMDSLAYYQEGSHGCVNVPWASMEEVYNATYVGMPVTIAR, encoded by the coding sequence ATGAAATCATTTCGTTTGCAACAAACCACAGCGTTGTTGTCGGGAGTCGTTTTATGTGCTTTACTCGTACTGGGCGGTGTCGTACATGCCGAAAATGAATCGGTGGAGACAACCGAATTCGGTTCGACAGTAGAGGAAAAAACGACAATCTCCGATGCAGCCGACGAAGAAGCACTTTCGAATCCTTCGGAGGAGATTCTTAAGGGAACACCCCCTGAAAAAAAAGATGAAAAAAGTGCAACCTCCGAGGTCGTCGCCCCCCCCAATGGGGAAATGGAACTCCGTGAAGCATCGCCGGAAGCGCCCTCTACAACCCCGGCCGAAAAGCCGGTCTCGGAAACTACTCCAGAAAAACCCTCCAAAGCTCCTGAAGAGCCGGTACAACCGAAAAGTCAATGGGTATATACCGAGGACGGAAAGTGGTATTACTACGATGAAAACGGCAATAAATTCTACAACCGTTTGATTTCGTTTAATGACATCATGTACTACATGGGAGAAGACGGCAGCGCCGAAACAGGCATCATTTCCTACAATGGAAATTATTACTATGCCGATGTCGAGACCCGACAAATTCAAAAAAAGGGCTCCTGGATCTCTTATGAGGGAAATGACTATTACCCGACAAAAACAGGCGTCCTGTATAAAAACACATTTATCAGTTTTGGATCCGAGTACTATTATCTGGGTGCCGATGCTTCTTTGCAACACGGCTTTTTTGTCCATGCCGATCAACTTTACTATGCTGATCCGGTTTCCGGCTTGGTGCGTAAGAATGCCGGATGGTTTGAAATGGATGGGAAACGCTATTACTCCGACACAACGGGACGCTTTTTCCGCAATCAATTTATTTCGTTCGGTGGATCCGTTCGATATTATATGGGCGCCGACGGTAGTGTCCAATACGGTCTGTTCTCGCATGAAGGTAAATCGTACTTTGCCGATGAAGATGGAAAAGTATCTGAGAATGCCCGATGGATTACCATTGAGGGGAAGCGTTATTACAGTAAGGCAAATGGCGAATTGTACAAAAATTGTTTTCTGCGCTTCGGTTCGGAACGGTTTTACATGGGTGAAGACGGCGCGGTGCAAACCGGTTTCTTCCGTGTAAATGGAGATTTGTACTTTGCCGATCCTACATCCGGTGATGTTCGATCCTCAGCCGGATGGTTTGAGCAAAACGGTAAGATGTACTATTCCGATGCACAGGGACGGTTCTTCTATAATCAAAAAATTTCTTTTAATAGCGACCTGTATTTTTATATGGATCAAAATGGCGCACGCGCGAGCGGATTGTTGGAAATTGAAAATGAGTTCTACTACGCGGATCCGGATGACGGACATCTTCTCCTGAATCAATGGGTGAATGTTGATGAGGAAGCCTATTATGCCGATGCATTCGGGCGCTTTTATCGAAATCAATTTATCAGCTTCGGCCCGGCAGTGAAATACTACATGGGACCAGATGGAAGCAAACAGAAGGGAATTATTGAAGCGGATGGAACTATTTACCGCTTAGATGAAAACACAGGTGCCTTAGTACAAAAAGCCGGCTGGGTCGAATACAATGGGAAAATGTACTATATGGATCAAAACGGCGTTCCGTTTCGAAATCAGCTCATTTCTTTCGGCGGCAATGAAGCCTACTATATGGGGGCGGATGGCAGCAAGAGCACAGGCTTTGTCTCCTACTATGGTTATCTCTACTATGCCCGTCCAGAAGACGGAAATGTCTATGCCATCACCGGTGCGTTTGAAGTCGATGGAAAAGAATATTATGCGCAAAGTAACCATATTCTACGAAGAAATCAATGGCTCTCTTATGGAAAAGACTACTTCTATTACAAAGATGACGGTTCGATGGCAAAAAATGAGACTGTCGTAATCAATACAGTCCCCTACCGTTTTAATGAAAATGGTGTGCGTGAAAATCGCTATGGGATTCATACGATTAACGGAAAGCAGTATTATTTCAGTACAAGATCCGGCCTACCTTTTATTGGTTGGATAAATGATGGAAATTACAAATATTACGCAGATTCCACCGGGGCATTACTGGTTGGGTTGCAATGGATTGACGGAAACCCCTACTACTTTAATGAGCACACGGAACATCCCGCTATGGTTACGAATGCTTCTTTTTGGTTCTATGATAAACAGTACGCCTTTGGGCCGGATGGCGTGGGACGGCTTGTTAAAAAAATCTGGCGTTTCCGAGAACGCTTCATCTATGAGGACGGCCTTCTGAAAATTTTTGATAAGTCCGGAAATTACCAACGGTCACGATATGTTGGCGGAAATCACATTTTAATCAGCATTCCAAATCAGTACATGTGGGTGTTTAACGGCGGACGGCTGGTAAAAGAAGTGCCTGTAATCTCCGGAGCTCCTTCTACAGGTACACCGGCGGGCAATTTCAGCATCATTGGGAAGCGGACAAACACCTATTTAACAGGCGCCGATTACCGTGTGCGCGTCGACTGGTGGATGGAATTTCTACCATCGTATGGCATTCATGATGGGAGCTGGCAAAAACTTAGTTCTTATCACATGGACAGTCTTGCTTACTATCAAGAAGGCAGCCACGGTTGCGTCAATGTGCCATGGGCGAGTATGGAAGAAGTCTATAATGCAACCTACGTAGGGATGCCGGTGACCATTGCCAGATAA